The proteins below come from a single Magallana gigas chromosome 10, xbMagGiga1.1, whole genome shotgun sequence genomic window:
- the LOC136272181 gene encoding uncharacterized protein, translated as MSTDTQFRNWNRDIVEPEVKRGKLVFNVMLNIDVPFYIVQIKDVNLKPRIKDPNNKQSVLKTVQNLFHTLLGFKSKCKLLTLYKVPEEMGGIIELCVLCIESKGFDLSKQAKKFFEKKWMQIEDGDKSTDFTIRSGEEICLEFRGNVKAIEGQSSVIKFLKNGSNFAHVKLRSLSNKDPNGYILMVRKDNLLDWKRLDSGYLVEKYEAGDKVRKMGMQKEKLTSTLQNDPQHILNSIFTKLSADDKQQLKLVLQMTAQKQEVQFMERFIARIQQQKKPLEFLAGVLRIIGQDNLLWNQLEGMT; from the exons ATGTCTACAGACACTCAGTTCAGAAATTGGAATCGTGATATAGTGGAACCGGAAGTTAAAAGAGGCAAATTGGTCTTCAATGTGATGTTGAATATAGATGTCCC ATTTTACATCGTACAGATCAAAGATGTAAATTTGAAACCACGTATTAAAGATCCAAACAACAAACAAAGTGTTCTTAAGACAGTGCAAAACTTATTTCACACTCTTCTTGGatttaaatcaaaatgcaaACTATTAACATTGTATAAGGTACCCGAGGAAATGGGTGGCATAATTGAACTGTGTGTGCTTTGTATTGAGTCAAAAGGATTTGATCTTAGCAAACAAGCaaagaagttttttgaaaagaaatggaTGCAAATTGAAGATGGGGACAAAAGCACCGACTTTACCATTAGATCTGGTGAAGAAATCTGTCTAGAGTTCCGCGGGAACGTGAAAGCAATAGAAGGACAAAGTTCGGTTATTAAATTTCTTAAGAACGGCTCCAATTTTGCACATGTAAAACTTCGCTCCTTAAGCAACAAGGATCCAAATGGTTATATATTGATGGTCCGTAAGGACAATCTTTTAGATTGGAAAAGATTGGATTCGGGCTATCTTGTAGAAAAGTATGAAG cgGGGGACAAAGTGAGGAAGATGGGTATGCAGAAGGAAAAACTTACATCAACATTACAAAATGATCCGCAGCATATTTTAAATTCCATCTTTACCAAACTTTCGGCTGACGACAAACAGCAGCTGAAACTGGTGCTACAAATGACCGCTCAAAAACAAGAAGTTCAATTCATGGAACGATTTATTGCTCGTATTCAACAGCAAAAGAAACCTCTGGAATTCTTGGCAGGTGTACTAAGGATAATCGGCCAGGACAATCTTTTATGGAACCAGTTAGAAGGCATGACATAA
- the LOC105330612 gene encoding uncharacterized protein: MRFSHDNRKFCCGLLEIPVIFDQVLAYLTPEKSTDLSDAATIDGVVQNEMILCRAKLHEDCIKFNIFVSKKVRTVLKIMELSQFRTREGFKPFLSNVVKEFYFLQRACGLAREILKSTSDEDWSSHTFEYKKMFKCLKWLLSYGSKALRSLSFDELSWVEFKMINRVCQQITQCKQSLTAYKYLQSIDKPSSGTCIMVNPVRKQIEQDKQSLTNSRHMESDTRSYETLIPLLKEIEIVCFKIGETVEFGTKCLPPGEIKLEEDVSVCFSSDFEGFIKENDTNGKIKLEEDVSVCFSSDFEGFIKENDTNGKGNDCTEESANDSDDGVVNESDFEGSLTKIPPEEIEEVLKSSDIDRSEIINTYKMEGFESPVDIRVENKYAFTCRGVGGKVFKGGRWYSTKNVAVEGSQVSMKIEPGEYLLVHYDFPTYEVTFSNEDVKRGIAMSIPEANCSIKLPSSDAGAVTINFKVRLLG, from the exons ATGAG attTTCCCACGACAATAGGAAATTTTGTTGTGGACTTTTGGAGATTCCCGTCATTTTTGATCAGGTGTTAGCTTACTTAACACCAGAGAAATCAACGGATTTATCAGATGCTGCTACTATTGACGgagttgttcaaaatgaaatgatatt ATGCAGGGCGAAACTGCATGAGGATTGCATCAagtttaatatatttgtttccaAAAAAGTGAGAACCGTTTTGAAAATAATGGAATTAAGCCAATTTAG AACGAGAGAAGGTTTTAAACCATTCCTTTCGAATGTTGTGAAGGAATTTTACTTTCTACAGAGGGCATGTGGACTTGCAAGGGAAATCTTAAAATCCACTTCAGATGAGGACTG GTCATCACATACTTTCGAAtacaagaaaatgtttaaatgcctGAAATGGTTGCTAAGCTATGGAAGTAAAGCTCTTCGCAGTCTGAG ttttgatGAGCTGTCATGGGTTGAGTTTAAAATGATCAATCGTGTTTGCCAACAAATAacacaatgtaaacaaagtttgacAGCCTACAAGTACTTACAGAG TATTGATAAGCCGTCATCGGGAACTTGTATAATGGTCAATCCTGTTCGCAAACAAATCGAACAAGACAAACAAAGTTTGACAAACAGCAGGCACATGGAGAG TGACACTAGAAGCTATGAGACACTTATTCCTCTactaaaagaaattgaaattgtgtGTTTCAAAATCGGCGAAACTGTTGAGTTTGGAACTAAGTG TTTACCGCCAGGAGAAATAAAACTAGAGGAAGATGTCAGTGTGTGCTTTTCGTCGGATTTTGAAGGATTTATAAAAGAGAATGATACAAACGGAAAAATAAAACTAGAGGAAGATGTCAGTGTGTGCTTTTCGTCGGATTTTGAAGGATTTATAAAAGAGAATGATACAAACGGAAAAGGGAATGACTGTACTGAAGAGTCAGCCAATGATTCCGATGATGGCGTTGTAAATGAATCGGACTTTGAGGGAAGTTTAACAAAAATACCTCCAGAGGAAATTGAAGAAGTTCTAAAAAGCAGTGATATAGATAGAAGTGAAATAATCAACACTTACAAAATGGAGGGATTCGAGTCACCTGTTGATATTCGCGtagaaaataaatatgcatttacaTGTCGGGGTGTTGGCGGCAAAGTCTTCAAAGGTGGTAGATGGTATTCAACGAAAAATGTAGCCGTTGag GGAAGCCAAGTTTCTATGAAAATTGAACCAGGGGAATACTTATTAGTTCACTATGATTTTCCTACATACGAGGTGACATTTAGTAATGAAGACGTTAAAAGGGGCATAGCGATGTCTATTCCAGAAGCAAATTGTTCAATAAAACTTCCTTCTTCAGATGCAGGCGCTGTTACAATCAACTTTAAGGTACGATTACTAGGCTAA